The window CGAATTTTGATCGTTTAACTGCAACGAATATTCGAGGTCCGTATATTTTAAGTCAGCAAGCCATACCACACTTGATTGAAACTAAAGGGAATATAGTTAATGTATCTAGTATAGTTTCCACTGTCCCGATACCAGATATGACGCCATATTGCATGACGAAAGCCGCAGTTGACATGTTTACGAAATGTGCAGCGTTGGAACTTGCACCTAAAGGAGTGAGAGTGAACTGCGTGAACCCAGGCCCTGTTGAGACGGAGTTGTTTAAGCGGGCCGGGCTCGATGACGAAAGCAATAAGGGCCTATACTCAGGGATGGCTGCTTCAATGCCCTTGAGGAAATATGCTTTCAGTGAGGATGTAGCGAATTTGATTGTTTTCCTAGCTAGTGATAGTGCCAGCTGCATCACTGGCAGCCGCCACGAAGTGGATTGCGGCTTACATCTTGGCACTCCTCcatcatttaaataaataaagagccAAACCTACAAAATATGACACTACCtatatacttcttttttttgCACGGcaacaattttgatttttttattaggcatttgttattatagcggcaatagaagtaAGTACACACTTTGTTAAAATACCTATGACGGTTCattagatacagcccgctgacagatagacagacggaggGACAGCGGAGGGTCCCGTTGGCCCCTGCACcgttcgggtatggaaccctaaaaaagaaatgcaagcagtttttattttttatgtaaaagatATTTGTAAGTTCTTTGTAGTGATTTAGAGTTAaggtaaaaaatattgtataaagTATCATTAAACATTATATCcagttaaaatatacctaaacgTATTatggatttcctagtttaggggtcaggactCTGTGAaggtttaataatttaataaatattatttcatttcagttttatttcatttcataattattacctacttaattatttagcTCTGCATATTATAGGTACTACCTAATTTCCAAAAACCTCAGAATCTAAGCTAAAAATGAAACGTAAAATGTACCTAGGCTTAAAAATGTCATAGGTATTATTGATTGTAAGGAAGATcaacaaaactttaaaaaataaaaatcttaaattcttaaaaacaatttttttatttcgcgCAGTTTATTTGCTAGCGCGGTGCTAATTCAGTGAATATATTCATAGAATCAACCGATATTTCTTGATAATATTTTAGGAAACAAAGcgagaaatattaaaatatggtaAGTATCGTATCGAGGTAGAGAACAAAAGCTTTACAACGAAGATAAACAAAGTACAGCGGTTTTACAAGAGTCCCGCTGAGGCTCGTTGGGATTGTTTTCCACGCAGGCTTTCAGGTAAGAATCCTCAGCTTTAGTGCACCCTTAGTATATTTGGCTATCTCCGTGCTCCCCCTTGACGGGACGCTAATTTTATCTTATCTGGCGTTAATTTCTTTCTtcattataagttataacacgAATAACAATTGagaattctttatttaaaatattattttctgtcTATTTACGAGTACTTATTTCactaagcttatttcacactacggaatataaattatattataatccggTCAGAATAGATATTCAAGGTTACGAATAATTAGCAAAGGGATAAAAATTGGTAcctacgaatgttgggaacaccaatatatataaatgagttgtaatttatatcccgtagtgtgaaataagaaTTAAGGTCTGATTTTTCAATCACTGAATAAACTTTAACTGACGAGTGAATTAGCGATTAAAGTAGTCATTTTGACaggttttcaatacaaaaataacaaaacgcAAAAGAAAATTGGGCCTTGAAATAAAATGCAGGCTCAAAAATAAAATGTCCTCAAgagtaagctatctctgtgccaaattttgtCATGATCGGTTCAGTGGTTGGGCCGTAAATATAACAAACAAATAGAAAGAGttactttcgcattataatattacaatacttAGTATAGATGCATTGAATTATAATGTACTAACGTAATCACTTTATTGATAGTTCAAAGAACAGTTACAAAGATTTAAATATAGAAatcttataatagtaggtaggtacttatgtattgAAAAAATAATCGTTTCCAtgcagtgatgtggttatctccATGAGAAAATTTCAAAGAGATGGATTGCTTAAAAGCGATCTCTTTAGCTTACACTATGACACGCCTCTCAAGTCACAATATCAACAggcgaagttttttttttttaaagaatattagccatgttaaatgactaatattcccctttcctctccaattaagcgtcaggcttgtgctaggagtaggtaagacAATAGTTCGAACTTATACCAAAATAGATTTGAAGCCACTTTACTAACAAGCTATTGTGTCCTTTATAAcataactagcttctgcccgcggcttcgcccgcgtggcctacaggaaacaaatggaatttttttattcagaaacaaacattataacatcaggacgcgcaccctgcaccagcaccgaataacacatacaaccttccaacccccatttcatccctttagggaggggggattttctcatagtcgtttcttagccgACAcataacctcaagaaaaaacctactttcccaatttcaagtaattaatatcaataggtaattaaaactgtcccatacaaactttcttcccctattttaccacccttatgggcgaattttccaaaactcctgaaatacgtatttcttcatttgtgacagaaaacccaaataccaattttcatgcaaataacttgaaaaatgacggactttcatacaaactt of the Maniola hyperantus chromosome 19, iAphHyp1.2, whole genome shotgun sequence genome contains:
- the LOC117991118 gene encoding L-xylulose reductase-like yields the protein MSCNESVRQKLPIRMDFTGKVVLITGASSGIGASCALHFAKLSAELALVGRNVENLKRAANQCEQASGSKPLIIIADISVEENITRIINETIDKYGRLDVLVNNAGIVSVAGVMDDITNFDRLTATNIRGPYILSQQAIPHLIETKGNIVNVSSIVSTVPIPDMTPYCMTKAAVDMFTKCAALELAPKGVRVNCVNPGPVETELFKRAGLDDESNKGLYSGMAASMPLRKYAFSEDVANLIVFLASDSASCITGSRHEVDCGLHLGTPPSFK